One Brevibacillus choshinensis genomic window carries:
- a CDS encoding MBL fold metallo-hydrolase, whose protein sequence is MIHTYTHEDVVCVEGIVKRRGRDSSIYVFLTDGMLIDTGPKMIEESLVPFYQSSSFESVVLTHSHEDHSGTAAWIDQNLHVPIYIHDKSVAFCAQKPDYPQYRRLTWGIREPFLAHPLKKSFHSRTLDWKVLETPGHAHDHIALIHEKTGRLFAGDLFLGVKTKVILREESIPTLLSSLRLVLSHDFQALYCAHAGYIASGKAMLQKKLDHLENLSGEILLLHGKGMDADEINRTLFPVHFPIIEASEGEFDSLHIVTSVLAGHEQLESCTER, encoded by the coding sequence ATGATTCACACCTATACTCATGAAGATGTCGTATGCGTGGAAGGGATCGTGAAAAGGCGAGGTCGCGATTCATCCATCTACGTGTTTTTGACGGACGGCATGCTCATCGACACAGGGCCAAAAATGATCGAGGAGTCGCTCGTCCCGTTTTATCAGTCCTCTTCGTTCGAGTCCGTCGTCCTTACGCACAGCCACGAGGATCATTCGGGCACGGCTGCCTGGATTGACCAAAACCTTCACGTGCCGATCTACATTCACGATAAGAGCGTTGCCTTTTGTGCCCAGAAACCTGACTATCCCCAATACCGCAGGCTGACCTGGGGAATCCGTGAACCGTTTCTCGCCCATCCCTTGAAAAAATCGTTTCATTCCCGGACGCTTGACTGGAAAGTACTCGAAACACCGGGACACGCTCACGATCACATCGCCCTGATTCATGAAAAAACGGGCCGTCTATTTGCGGGAGATCTCTTTTTGGGAGTCAAAACGAAAGTCATCCTGCGCGAGGAGTCCATCCCGACCTTGCTCTCCTCTCTCCGCTTGGTACTTTCCCATGATTTCCAAGCCCTGTATTGCGCCCATGCAGGCTATATCGCGAGCGGCAAAGCCATGCTGCAAAAGAAGCTGGATCACCTGGAAAACCTCTCAGGAGAAATCCTGCTCCTCCACGGCAAAGGAATGGATGCAGACGAAATCAACCGCACTCTCTTCCCTGTCCACTTCCCCATCATTGAAGCATCCGAGGGAGAATTCGATTCTCTCCATATCGTCACTTCGGTGCTCGCTGGACATGAGCAGCTTGAGAGCTGTACAGAGAGATAA
- a CDS encoding carbon-phosphorus lyase complex subunit PhnI: MGYVAVKGGTLAIEESIKRLKYERVKRGTVLAIADIEGGMRGLIDQVMSEGSIYDETLAAIAIKQAEGNPEEAVFLLRAYRSTLPRKHYSHPVDTEQMWIERRISASFKNIPGGQILGATQDYTHRLLDFDLTDETRAEAQGWLADFYEDLERQEKQQGLIRYPKVMDYLRKEGLLADCEDQDQEPDDVTRKSLSFPSARSQRLQVLTRGQTGAVTSLAYAVIRAYGVIHPTVGELRVGQMPIYIDNPIHPDTEDEDTYFIGAVKLTEAEMIVPVTVERERGKKEIEFQIGYGLCYGQNETKAIAMGILDNSLEKGNPEYPTSDEEFVLFHIDSVESTGFISHLKMPHYVTFQSKLDSARKTKRQASGGQEEANR; the protein is encoded by the coding sequence ATGGGCTACGTAGCGGTTAAAGGCGGCACGCTCGCCATCGAGGAGTCGATCAAACGGTTGAAGTACGAAAGGGTCAAAAGAGGAACGGTGCTCGCGATCGCCGATATCGAAGGCGGCATGAGAGGGCTGATCGATCAGGTCATGTCAGAAGGAAGCATCTATGATGAGACACTGGCAGCCATCGCCATCAAGCAGGCAGAGGGAAACCCGGAGGAAGCGGTCTTTTTGCTTCGCGCCTACCGCTCTACACTCCCGAGAAAGCACTATTCGCACCCGGTTGACACGGAGCAGATGTGGATCGAGCGGCGCATTTCCGCCAGCTTTAAAAACATCCCAGGCGGCCAGATTCTCGGAGCGACCCAAGACTATACCCATCGCTTGCTCGACTTTGACCTGACGGATGAGACACGGGCGGAAGCGCAAGGCTGGCTGGCTGATTTTTACGAGGATCTGGAGCGGCAGGAAAAGCAGCAGGGCCTGATTCGTTACCCGAAAGTGATGGACTATTTGCGCAAGGAAGGCTTGCTCGCGGATTGCGAGGATCAGGATCAGGAGCCGGACGACGTCACGAGAAAGAGCCTGAGCTTCCCATCTGCGCGCAGCCAGCGCTTGCAGGTATTGACGAGAGGTCAGACGGGAGCTGTCACGTCACTCGCTTATGCGGTCATCCGTGCCTACGGGGTGATTCACCCGACCGTCGGGGAATTGCGCGTCGGACAGATGCCGATCTACATTGACAATCCGATTCATCCGGATACAGAGGACGAGGATACGTATTTCATCGGGGCCGTCAAGCTGACAGAAGCGGAGATGATCGTTCCGGTGACTGTCGAGAGGGAACGCGGCAAAAAAGAAATTGAATTTCAAATCGGGTATGGACTGTGCTACGGCCAAAACGAAACCAAGGCGATCGCCATGGGGATTTTGGACAACAGCCTGGAAAAAGGCAACCCGGAGTATCCGACGAGCGATGAGGAATTCGTCTTGTTCCACATCGATTCGGTGGAGTCGACAGGCTTTATCTCTCATTTGAAAATGCCGCATTACGTCACCTTCCAATCGAAGCTGGACAGTGCACGCAAGACGAAACGCCAGGCAAGCGGCGGGCAAGAGGAGGCCAATCGATGA
- the phnM gene encoding phosphonate metabolism protein PhnM, whose translation MYVITNGKIVMEEGILNGFDLLLFGNRIERIARTGELDSLIGAEVIDAKGGYVSPGFIDLHSDYIEHMAAPRSTSLMDFQLSLREAEKQLISHGITTMYHSLSLYKGSEYNYKPIRQPENVRKFIDLVDQTRHTKHLVRHRLHARFEIDNLDQIDNLKGFIAERKVHLVSFMDHTPGQGQYRDLEMYRKTIKGYGNMTDEEIDAMIANRQAQSKMTIEGIREVAEMAQEVAISIASHDDDSIEKVELVQTFGATISEFPITLEIAKKAKEQGMYTIAGAPNVMLGGSHNGNLSAADAIQQDCIDILCSDYYPAAMLHAIFELNKSCGLDLSEMFKLVTINPAKAVGLDKEIGSIREGKKADLLIIEKIDPDFPVITAVFVDGELVQKTNYRI comes from the coding sequence GTGTATGTAATCACCAATGGGAAAATCGTCATGGAGGAAGGAATCCTGAACGGATTCGATCTGCTCCTATTCGGAAATCGAATCGAGCGAATCGCGCGTACAGGAGAGCTGGACTCACTGATTGGCGCAGAAGTCATCGATGCCAAAGGCGGATACGTTTCCCCTGGCTTCATCGACCTTCATTCCGATTATATCGAGCATATGGCAGCCCCTCGGTCAACCTCGCTGATGGATTTTCAACTGAGCCTCCGAGAGGCAGAGAAGCAGCTGATCTCGCACGGCATCACGACGATGTACCACTCGCTCTCCCTGTACAAAGGGTCCGAGTACAACTACAAGCCGATCCGCCAGCCGGAGAACGTCCGCAAATTCATCGATCTGGTCGATCAGACGCGTCATACCAAGCATCTGGTGCGCCATCGACTGCACGCCCGTTTTGAGATCGACAATCTGGATCAAATCGATAATCTGAAAGGCTTTATTGCGGAGCGAAAAGTCCATCTCGTGTCGTTCATGGACCATACGCCGGGGCAGGGGCAATACCGCGATCTGGAAATGTATCGCAAAACGATCAAAGGCTACGGCAACATGACAGACGAGGAAATCGATGCCATGATCGCAAACCGCCAGGCGCAGAGCAAGATGACGATCGAAGGAATACGGGAGGTCGCCGAGATGGCGCAGGAAGTGGCGATCTCCATTGCCTCCCACGACGATGACAGCATCGAAAAGGTCGAGCTGGTCCAGACGTTCGGCGCGACGATCAGCGAATTCCCGATTACGCTGGAAATTGCGAAAAAAGCGAAGGAGCAAGGCATGTACACCATTGCAGGTGCACCGAACGTCATGCTTGGCGGCTCTCACAACGGCAACCTGTCGGCGGCAGATGCGATCCAGCAGGATTGCATCGACATCCTGTGCAGCGATTACTATCCGGCAGCCATGCTGCACGCCATTTTTGAACTGAACAAAAGCTGCGGACTCGATCTGTCCGAGATGTTCAAACTGGTCACGATCAACCCAGCCAAGGCAGTCGGACTGGACAAGGAGATCGGCTCGATCCGGGAAGGGAAAAAGGCTGACCTCTTGATCATCGAAAAAATCGATCCGGACTTCCCTGTGATTACAGCCGTGTTTGTGGATGGCGAGCTCGTCCAGAAGACCAATTACCGCATTTGA
- a CDS encoding DinB family protein produces MENTIARLQKHLHEVPQAFRAIPDERVTKKPAPQKWSPLEILGHLCDSATNNLGRFVRAQQEVPYRIVPYQQNEWVRLQGYQERPAEEIVQLWTGLNQSVLRVMRTMPPSCRQHACETPDGASVTLEWLMTDYVDHLEHHLRQIFTDN; encoded by the coding sequence ATGGAAAACACCATCGCGCGGCTGCAAAAGCATTTGCATGAAGTTCCACAGGCGTTTCGTGCCATACCCGATGAGCGGGTGACGAAAAAACCGGCTCCACAAAAATGGTCTCCACTCGAAATTCTGGGTCATTTATGCGATTCAGCGACGAACAATCTGGGGCGGTTTGTTCGCGCCCAGCAGGAAGTGCCCTATCGCATCGTTCCCTATCAGCAAAACGAGTGGGTGAGGCTCCAGGGATATCAAGAGCGCCCTGCAGAAGAAATCGTTCAGCTATGGACGGGGCTGAACCAATCGGTCCTGCGGGTGATGCGGACGATGCCGCCCTCTTGTCGCCAGCATGCCTGTGAGACGCCGGACGGAGCGTCAGTGACCCTTGAATGGCTCATGACCGATTACGTCGATCATCTGGAGCATCATTTGCGACAAATTTTTACGGATAACTAA
- the phnD gene encoding phosphate/phosphite/phosphonate ABC transporter substrate-binding protein, giving the protein MKKTWSLILTGILAAAVAAGCSTTEAGSGKGKDTLTIAWLPNESGEDMKTSRDEIGAMIEKATGKKVEHKTTTDYIIAVESIANDNADLAFLGAEGYIQAHDKNQKVLPLVVPSGKSGTLEDAVYYSWLNVKKGNEDQYKSGDGFSIDNIAGKKFSFVSNSSTSGFKVPSAGIVSHFGKQDAFKALKADDLLEGGSGKFFSEVLYGGSHQGSAVNLLTGKADVAAFCDTCVNNYVELADGEKNKPGAVYRVKQGAAEPFNTLVGQEFVSIAVTPVLNAPFVINTGTVSEEDKNKILAAFTAADTANNPKIFAPKDSKETAIYEKSSGNEKFVQVEDAWFNPVRELGK; this is encoded by the coding sequence ATGAAAAAAACATGGTCTTTGATACTCACAGGCATTCTTGCCGCAGCGGTAGCAGCAGGCTGCTCGACAACGGAAGCAGGCTCTGGCAAAGGGAAAGACACACTCACAATCGCTTGGTTGCCGAACGAATCGGGTGAAGACATGAAGACCTCCCGTGACGAGATTGGTGCCATGATTGAAAAGGCGACAGGGAAAAAAGTCGAACACAAGACGACGACGGACTACATCATCGCGGTCGAGTCGATCGCCAATGACAATGCGGACCTGGCTTTCCTTGGCGCGGAAGGCTACATCCAAGCTCACGACAAAAACCAAAAAGTACTCCCTCTCGTCGTACCGAGCGGCAAGTCCGGCACACTGGAGGACGCGGTTTATTACAGCTGGCTTAACGTGAAAAAAGGAAATGAAGATCAATACAAGAGCGGCGACGGTTTTTCCATCGACAATATCGCAGGCAAGAAGTTCTCATTCGTTTCCAACAGCTCTACTTCCGGCTTTAAAGTCCCTTCTGCCGGGATCGTCTCCCATTTCGGCAAGCAGGATGCTTTCAAAGCACTGAAGGCGGATGATTTGCTCGAAGGCGGCTCCGGCAAATTCTTCAGCGAAGTGCTGTACGGCGGCTCCCACCAAGGCTCCGCGGTCAACCTGCTTACGGGCAAAGCGGATGTAGCGGCTTTTTGCGATACATGCGTCAATAATTACGTTGAATTGGCAGATGGAGAGAAAAACAAGCCAGGTGCGGTCTACAGAGTCAAACAAGGCGCTGCCGAGCCATTTAACACGCTGGTAGGCCAGGAATTTGTATCCATCGCCGTTACACCTGTATTGAACGCTCCTTTTGTGATCAACACAGGTACCGTGAGCGAAGAAGACAAAAACAAGATCTTGGCTGCCTTCACCGCAGCGGATACGGCAAACAATCCGAAGATCTTCGCTCCAAAGGACAGCAAGGAGACAGCCATTTACGAGAAGTCTTCGGGCAATGAAAAATTTGTCCAGGTGGAAGACGCGTGGTTCAATCCCGTTCGCGAGCTGGGGAAATAA
- a CDS encoding ATP-binding cassette domain-containing protein, whose protein sequence is MDEFAKPLLSVRRVNKQFGNGCDHCSTLTTDSLNKNFCPICGTVYSCQDITFDLYPGEVLGIVGESGSGKSTLMRCLYFDQEVTSGEAYIRTYQGGGKNMFEESAQQKRYIRNHVLGKVYQNPLLGLRMNFSAIGNIAEKLIAAGGRHVGAMEERGCELLEHVNIPTYRMKEAPKNFSGGMQQRVQIAKALSNNPPILLLDEVTTGLDLSVQASVLDLIKQLQRELSISIIIVSHDLGVIRMLADRTMVMLDGKVVEQGLTDQILEDPQHPYTQQLVHSLV, encoded by the coding sequence ATGGATGAATTCGCGAAGCCGCTGTTGTCGGTCCGCCGTGTAAACAAGCAGTTTGGCAACGGCTGCGATCATTGCAGCACCCTCACGACGGACAGCTTGAACAAAAACTTTTGCCCGATTTGCGGCACCGTCTACTCCTGCCAGGACATCACCTTTGACCTGTACCCCGGAGAGGTTCTCGGGATCGTCGGAGAAAGCGGAAGCGGGAAGTCGACGCTGATGAGATGTCTCTACTTCGATCAGGAGGTCACGAGCGGTGAAGCCTACATCCGTACCTATCAGGGCGGCGGCAAAAACATGTTCGAGGAATCCGCGCAGCAGAAGCGATACATTCGCAACCACGTGCTCGGCAAGGTGTATCAGAATCCGCTCCTGGGTCTGCGCATGAATTTTTCCGCGATCGGCAATATTGCGGAAAAGCTGATTGCAGCCGGCGGCCGGCATGTCGGGGCGATGGAGGAACGCGGATGTGAGCTGCTCGAGCACGTCAATATCCCGACCTACCGGATGAAGGAAGCGCCGAAAAACTTTTCGGGCGGGATGCAGCAGCGGGTCCAGATCGCCAAGGCGCTGTCCAACAATCCGCCGATCCTGCTCTTGGATGAAGTGACGACAGGACTGGACTTGTCCGTGCAGGCGAGCGTGCTGGATTTGATCAAGCAGCTGCAGCGCGAGCTGAGTATCAGCATCATCATCGTTTCGCATGACCTGGGAGTCATCCGCATGCTGGCAGACCGCACGATGGTCATGCTGGATGGCAAAGTAGTCGAGCAGGGCCTGACCGACCAAATTCTCGAAGACCCGCAGCATCCGTATACCCAGCAACTCGTGCATTCCCTGGTATAG
- a CDS encoding alpha-D-ribose 1-methylphosphonate 5-phosphate C-P-lyase PhnJ yields the protein MSDYNFAFFDEGSKREIRRATLKAVAIPGYQVPFASREMPIGRGWGTGGLQLTLSLVGKRDVLKVIDQGSDESVNAVNIKKLVQKTTGIRETEETSEATIIQSRHRIPEIPLHAHQIMVLQVPICEPLREYEPSEFETKKLHGEKEYSGAWLMLFEQIMRYGSMSTGAAHPVMVQDRYVMTPSPIPRFDNPKMNHSEALILLGAGREKKVFAVPPYTKVVSLAFDDYPFQVESSSKQICTACGATGVFMDELVEEDTGETYHQCNDTSYCLSRLNSQVKLVEVTVHG from the coding sequence ATGAGCGACTACAACTTTGCATTTTTTGATGAAGGTTCCAAGAGAGAGATCAGGAGAGCGACCTTGAAGGCTGTCGCCATCCCGGGCTATCAGGTTCCGTTTGCTTCCAGAGAAATGCCGATCGGCAGAGGATGGGGCACCGGCGGCTTGCAGCTGACACTCTCGCTAGTGGGCAAGAGGGATGTGCTCAAGGTCATCGACCAAGGATCCGATGAGTCCGTCAATGCCGTCAACATCAAAAAGCTGGTGCAGAAAACGACGGGAATCCGAGAGACCGAAGAGACGAGCGAAGCGACGATCATCCAGTCACGCCACCGGATTCCGGAAATTCCGCTGCATGCCCATCAAATCATGGTGCTGCAGGTCCCGATCTGCGAACCGCTGCGCGAATACGAACCAAGCGAGTTTGAAACGAAAAAGCTGCACGGCGAAAAGGAATACAGCGGGGCATGGCTGATGCTGTTTGAGCAAATCATGCGTTACGGCAGCATGTCGACCGGAGCCGCACACCCGGTGATGGTCCAAGACCGCTACGTCATGACGCCGAGCCCAATTCCGCGCTTTGACAATCCGAAGATGAATCATTCCGAGGCATTGATTCTGCTCGGTGCAGGCCGCGAGAAAAAAGTGTTCGCCGTACCGCCCTACACCAAGGTCGTCTCGTTGGCCTTTGACGATTATCCCTTCCAGGTGGAGTCTTCCTCGAAGCAAATCTGCACGGCGTGCGGTGCGACGGGAGTGTTCATGGATGAGCTGGTGGAGGAGGACACGGGAGAGACGTACCACCAATGCAATGACACCAGCTACTGTCTGTCCCGACTGAACAGTCAAGTGAAGCTAGTGGAGGTGACCGTTCATGGATGA
- a CDS encoding PhnE/PtxC family ABC transporter permease → MEMEESLKPLSMESRGHKGAAPIKAIKVKTVNRETIIIQLTMLILAVATIYGFLTFDYKDVVIGEAFLKSLDSLKTMLLEPHLQHVGFGEAIYQVFVTMGLGFLTTLFGAVIALFLGLLAARNLSTPFASALIRGVVAFIRAVPTVLWVLIFSVAAGLGSVAAVIGMTFHSVGYLIKAYSEAFEELDKGVIEALRASGANWWQIVFQAVLPSCATYLISWTFLRFEINFSVAVAMGAAAGAGGIGYDMFMASGFYYEMREVGAITYFILAIAILLEMFALRIKRNMKTH, encoded by the coding sequence GTGGAAATGGAAGAGTCTTTGAAGCCACTGTCCATGGAGTCGAGGGGTCACAAAGGAGCTGCACCAATCAAAGCAATCAAGGTGAAAACCGTCAATCGGGAAACCATCATCATACAGCTCACCATGCTCATTTTGGCCGTCGCGACGATTTACGGCTTTCTGACGTTCGATTACAAGGATGTCGTGATCGGGGAAGCGTTTCTCAAATCGTTGGATTCCCTGAAAACCATGCTGCTCGAGCCTCATTTGCAGCACGTAGGGTTCGGCGAAGCGATCTATCAGGTGTTTGTAACCATGGGCCTGGGATTTCTGACCACGTTGTTCGGCGCGGTGATCGCGTTGTTTTTAGGGCTGCTGGCAGCACGCAACCTCTCCACCCCATTCGCTTCTGCGTTGATTCGAGGTGTCGTGGCCTTTATTCGGGCGGTCCCTACGGTATTGTGGGTCCTGATCTTTTCCGTCGCTGCCGGTTTGGGGAGCGTGGCGGCCGTCATCGGCATGACGTTTCACTCTGTAGGGTATTTGATCAAAGCGTATTCCGAGGCATTCGAAGAGCTGGACAAAGGCGTCATCGAGGCGCTCCGGGCGAGCGGAGCCAACTGGTGGCAAATCGTCTTTCAGGCGGTCCTGCCTTCGTGCGCTACGTATTTGATTTCCTGGACGTTCCTGCGCTTTGAGATCAACTTCTCTGTCGCAGTGGCGATGGGGGCAGCGGCAGGAGCAGGCGGGATCGGGTATGACATGTTTATGGCAAGCGGATTTTACTATGAAATGAGAGAAGTGGGCGCGATCACCTACTTCATCCTGGCCATTGCCATCCTGCTGGAGATGTTTGCCTTGCGGATCAAGCGGAACATGAAGACCCATTGA
- the phnL gene encoding phosphonate C-P lyase system protein PhnL, which produces MEHILAIENMTKSFTLHNIDKHIKAIEQIDIHVKEGEFVGITGKSGSGKSTVLKCIYRTYLPQGGSIWYNSRKYGPIDLAHASEREMIDLRKNEIGYVSQFLHVMPRTTARELVQHAILEMGRSQEVAEREAENILAHFELDPSLWDSYPATFSGGEKLRLNIARAMVKRPRLLLLDEPTASLDNASKIKVRELMEQLMSEGTTMLGIFHDLEFMNNLCHREYNMQNGRLVHAVEMLDAGV; this is translated from the coding sequence GTGGAACACATACTGGCCATCGAGAATATGACCAAGTCGTTTACGTTGCACAACATAGACAAGCACATCAAGGCGATCGAACAGATCGACATTCACGTCAAGGAAGGGGAATTTGTCGGCATCACTGGTAAAAGCGGGAGCGGGAAATCGACCGTTTTGAAATGCATCTACCGCACCTATCTGCCGCAGGGAGGAAGCATCTGGTACAACTCCCGCAAATACGGTCCCATTGATCTCGCTCACGCTTCCGAACGAGAGATGATTGATCTGCGCAAGAACGAGATCGGCTACGTCTCCCAGTTTTTGCATGTGATGCCTCGCACGACTGCGCGCGAGCTCGTACAGCATGCGATTCTGGAAATGGGCCGCAGCCAGGAGGTGGCCGAGCGGGAAGCAGAGAACATTCTCGCACATTTTGAGCTCGACCCGAGTCTGTGGGACAGCTATCCGGCGACTTTTTCCGGTGGAGAAAAGCTGCGCCTGAACATCGCGAGAGCCATGGTGAAGCGCCCGAGACTCCTGCTCCTCGACGAGCCGACGGCCAGTCTGGACAATGCCTCCAAGATCAAGGTCCGGGAGCTGATGGAGCAGCTGATGAGCGAAGGTACGACGATGCTGGGGATTTTCCACGATCTCGAGTTTATGAACAACCTGTGCCACAGAGAGTACAACATGCAAAATGGAAGACTCGTACATGCAGTAGAAATGCTCGACGCTGGTGTTTGA
- a CDS encoding PhnE/PtxC family ABC transporter permease: MQADFFAKRRRNSLVFFALLLLVTLVSIFITEYDVKKGFTSIPKAITWSFSNFYPNEQSWAKLPDILGKLQETVLISIASASVASLFALLFAIFGSETTGINGFMRKVTRMIATLFRNIDVSAWAMILLFSFGQSALTGYFALFFGSFGFLTRAFTETIDEVSSSSVEALQATGASYFSIIFQSVIPSCIPQMISWVLFMIETNIRSATLIGILTGTGIGFAFSLYYKNLNYHTASLVVLVVVIAILIIENVSNYIRREIL; encoded by the coding sequence ATGCAGGCTGATTTTTTTGCCAAACGGCGGAGGAATTCACTCGTCTTCTTTGCCCTGCTCCTTCTGGTCACCCTCGTCTCCATCTTCATCACGGAGTACGATGTGAAAAAAGGCTTCACGTCGATACCCAAAGCGATTACGTGGTCGTTTTCCAACTTTTATCCGAATGAACAATCATGGGCGAAGCTCCCCGATATCTTAGGCAAGCTGCAGGAGACGGTACTGATCTCGATTGCGTCGGCATCCGTGGCTTCGCTCTTCGCTCTGTTGTTTGCCATCTTCGGCTCGGAGACGACGGGCATCAACGGCTTCATGCGAAAAGTGACCCGAATGATCGCCACGCTGTTTCGCAATATTGATGTGTCCGCATGGGCGATGATTTTGCTGTTCTCATTTGGGCAAAGCGCGCTGACTGGCTACTTTGCCCTGTTCTTCGGCTCCTTCGGTTTTTTGACCAGGGCCTTTACGGAAACGATCGATGAAGTCAGCAGCAGCTCGGTTGAAGCCTTGCAAGCCACAGGCGCGAGCTACTTCTCCATCATTTTCCAGTCCGTGATTCCGTCTTGCATTCCGCAAATGATCAGCTGGGTTTTGTTTATGATCGAGACGAATATTCGCAGTGCGACGCTCATCGGCATTTTGACCGGGACGGGAATAGGCTTTGCTTTTAGCCTGTACTACAAAAATCTGAACTACCATACGGCCAGTCTCGTTGTACTCGTGGTGGTCATCGCCATCCTGATCATCGAGAATGTGTCCAACTACATTAGGAGGGAGATCTTGTAG
- the phnC gene encoding phosphonate ABC transporter ATP-binding protein — MTTLLEMKKVSKQYGVNTKALSDVGFSVKEGEFISIIGPSGAGKSTLLRCVNRMIEASSGEIIFDGHDVRTSSKRELKMIRRKMGMIFQHYNLVNRLSVIENVLHGRLGYKSTLAGMLGLYQEEEKQQAVRLLQILGLEEQIYKRADQLSGGQKQRVGIARALIQSPKLLLCDEPIASLDPNASKVIMDHLKNISTNMGITVLINLHQVEVALKYSDRIIGVNKGRVVYDGSPDDITTDQIHEIYGSEMGDLIMDVGGKHAG, encoded by the coding sequence ATGACGACGTTACTGGAGATGAAAAAAGTATCCAAACAATACGGCGTAAACACGAAGGCGTTATCCGATGTTGGCTTCTCCGTAAAGGAGGGTGAGTTCATCTCGATCATCGGTCCGTCGGGGGCAGGGAAATCGACCCTCCTGCGCTGCGTCAACCGGATGATCGAGGCGAGCAGCGGGGAGATCATTTTCGACGGGCACGATGTGCGTACGAGCAGCAAGCGAGAGCTGAAAATGATCCGCAGAAAGATGGGCATGATCTTTCAGCATTACAATCTGGTCAATCGCTTGTCGGTGATTGAAAATGTCCTGCACGGACGCCTCGGTTACAAATCGACTCTGGCTGGCATGCTCGGACTCTACCAGGAGGAGGAAAAGCAGCAGGCCGTGCGGCTGCTGCAGATCCTCGGGCTGGAGGAGCAGATCTACAAGCGGGCAGATCAGCTCAGCGGCGGCCAAAAGCAGCGCGTCGGAATTGCCCGGGCCCTGATTCAGTCGCCGAAGCTGCTCTTGTGTGATGAGCCGATCGCTTCCTTGGACCCGAATGCTTCGAAGGTCATCATGGATCATTTGAAAAACATCTCGACAAATATGGGAATCACGGTGCTGATCAATTTGCATCAGGTCGAAGTCGCACTGAAATACTCCGATCGGATTATCGGAGTGAACAAAGGGAGAGTCGTGTACGACGGCTCCCCGGATGACATCACGACGGATCAGATTCATGAGATCTACGGCTCTGAGATGGGAGATCTGATCATGGATGTGGGAGGAAAACATGCAGGCTGA
- a CDS encoding dihydrofolate reductase family protein, whose protein sequence is MVYWETARAKPGDQPEVMREFAQIWRDAEKIVYSRTLQAVSSARTRIEREFDPDAIRRLKESLGTDITIGGPELAGQALSAGLIDECHLLLNPIVLGGGKRALPDNLRMRLELLGERRFRSGVVHLHYRVIV, encoded by the coding sequence ATGGTGTACTGGGAGACGGCGAGAGCCAAGCCAGGCGATCAACCGGAGGTAATGCGGGAATTTGCGCAGATCTGGCGAGATGCTGAGAAGATCGTGTATTCCCGGACGCTTCAGGCGGTTTCAAGCGCCAGGACGAGGATCGAGCGCGAATTCGATCCTGATGCGATCCGGAGGCTGAAGGAGTCTTTAGGAACCGACATTACGATTGGCGGCCCCGAGCTTGCTGGGCAGGCGTTGAGTGCGGGACTGATCGACGAGTGTCATCTGCTTCTGAATCCGATCGTCTTGGGCGGAGGTAAGCGAGCATTGCCGGACAACCTCCGCATGCGTCTCGAGCTGCTCGGTGAGCGCCGCTTCCGAAGCGGTGTTGTTCATCTTCACTACCGCGTGATTGTCTGA